One window of Nicotiana tomentosiformis chromosome 11, ASM39032v3, whole genome shotgun sequence genomic DNA carries:
- the LOC104108026 gene encoding uncharacterized protein, translating to MEEMASLWYYQETIDEMRQKLMYTNLELENLKVEKNEEMRKNKEYVKQLIQLLNMVCQERDEAKDQLQKLLNKLSHVQVDNSPHLKDKKANSSITQSNSFSETHNNQSHNSSPIDAFNDAVSSPEFSNNNMADSNTVAYDCNVRFLDNCVPQLVPKVDEATLVIDNLVKGKTLPQKGKLLKSVIEAGPLLHTLLVSGQLPQWRNPPQLKSFNAPPVLIKGSEAEIATQSFYTTLSYPVSRSLYSQMSYGSPQILSTSTLNFANSGSVSCLENQRGISVGANTDSFVHLDKRQRLR from the exons atggaagaaatgGCTTCTTTATGGTATTACCAAGAG ACCATTGATGAAATGAGGCAGAAGCTTATGTACACTaatcttgaacttgaaaatttgaaggtagagaaaaatgaagaaatgaggaAGAACAAAGAATATGTGAAGCAATTAATCCAACTATTAAACATGGTTTGTCAAGAAAGAGATGAAGCAAAAGATCAACTTCAGAAACTACTCAACAAACTTTCTCATGTTCAAGTTGATAATAGTCCTCATTTGAAAGACAAAAAAGCAAACTCAAGCATTACTCAATCAAACAGTTTCTCTGAAACACACAATAATCAGTCACACAATTCATCCCCAATCGACGCGTTTAATGATGCAGTTTCTTCCCCTGAATTTTCCAACAACAACATGGCTGATTCAAATACAGTCGCCTATGATTGTAACGTTCGATTCTTGGACAATTGTGTTCCTCAATTGGTCCCAAAAGTTGATGAGGCCACATTGGTTATTGACAATCTTGTAAAGGGGAAAACTTTGCCACAAAAAGGGAAACTATTGAAGTCAGTTATTGAAGCAGGGCCACTTCTGCACACACTTTTAGTTTCAGGACAACTTCCTCAATGGCGAAATCCGCCTCAGCTTAAGTCATTTAATGCACCACCAGTTTTAATTAAAGGGTCTGAAGCTGAGATTGCAACACAGAGTTTTTATACAACTTTGAGTTATCCTGTTTCAAGATCATTGTATTCTCAGATGTCATATGGATCTCCACAGATATTGTCAACATCTACGTTAAACTTTGCTAACTCTGGTTCTGTTTCCTGTTTGGAAAATCAGAGAGGAATATCTGTTGGTGCAAATACGGACAGTTTTGTACATTTGGATAAGAGGCAAAGATTGCGGTGA
- the LOC104108027 gene encoding uncharacterized protein, with the protein MEEMASFWSYQENMDEMRQKLMYTNLELENLKVEKSEDMRKNKEYVKELIQLLKMVCQERDEARKQLQKLLNKLSHFQVDSPIFKATKANSSITESNSLSETYNYQSHNSSPVESFFDAFTSPEFSNNNMADSNTVAYDCNVPFSDNCVPQLVPKVDQATLVIDNLVKGKTLPQKGKLLKSVIEAGPLLQTLLVSGQLPQWRNPPQVKTFNIPPISIKGFEAEITNQNLVSRSLQLNSALF; encoded by the exons ATGGAAGAAATGGCTTCTTTCTGGAGTTACCAAGAG AACATGGATGAAATGAGGCAGAAACTTATGTACACTaatcttgaacttgaaaatttgaAAGTGGAAAAAAGTGAAGATATGAGGAAGAACAAAGAATATGTGAAGGAATTAATCCAACTTTTGAAGATGGTTTGTCAAGAAAGAGATGAAGCAAGAAAACAACTCCAGAAACTACTCAACAAACTATCTCATTTTCAAGTTGACAGTCCTATTTTCAAGGCTACAAAAGCAAATTCAAGCATAACTGAATCAAACAGCCTTTCTGAAACATACAATTACCAATCACACAATTCATCCCCGGTCGAGTCATTTTTTGATGCATTTACATCCCCTGAATTTTCCAACAACAACATGGCTGATTCAAATACAGTTGCCTATGATTGTAACGTTCCATTCTCGGACAATTGTGTTCCTCAATTGGTCCCAAAAGTTGATCAGGCTACATTGGTTATTGACAATCTTGTAAAGGGGAAAACTTTGCCACAGAAAGGGAAACTATTGAAGTCTGTTATTGAAGCAGGACCACTTTTGCAAACACTTTTAGTTTCAGGGCAACTTCCTCAGTGGCGAAATCCGCCTCAGGTTAAGACGTTTAATATTCCACCAATTTCAATTAAAGGGTTTGAAGCTGAGATTACGAATCAGAATCTTGTTTCAAGATCTTTGCAATTAAACTCAGCCTTATTTTGA